Proteins from one Capricornis sumatraensis isolate serow.1 chromosome 2, serow.2, whole genome shotgun sequence genomic window:
- the LOC138070770 gene encoding uncharacterized protein yields the protein MQTPEPQTQTPEPQTQTPEPQTQTPEPQTQTPEPQTQTPEPWTQTPEPQTQTPEPQTQTPEPWTQTPEPWTQTPEPWTQTPEPRMQTPEPQTQTPELQTQTPEPQTQTPEPQTQTPEPWTQTPEPQTQTPEPQTQTPEPQTQTPEPRMQTPEPWTQTPEPRT from the coding sequence ATGCAGACCCCTGAGCCGCAGACGCAGACCCCTGAGCCGCAGACGCAGACCCCTGAGCCGCAGACGCAGACCCCTGAGCCGCAGACGCAGACCCCTGAGCCACAGACACAGACCCCTGAGCCCTGGACGCAGACCCCTGAGCCACAGACGCAGACCCCTGAGCCACAGACACAGACCCCTGAGCCCTGGACGCAGACCCCTGAGCCCTGGACGCAGACCCCTGAGCCCTGGACGCAGACCCCTGAGCCGCGGATGCAGACCCCTGAGCCGCAGACGCAGACCCCTGAGCTGCAGACGCAGACCCCTGAGCCGCAGACGCAGACCCCTGAGCCGCAGACGCAGACCCCTGAGCCCTGGACGCAGACCCCTGAGCCGCAGACGCAGACCCCTGAGCCGCAGACGCAGACCCCTGAGCCGCAGACGCAGACCCCTGAGCCGCGGATGCAGACCCCTGAGCCCTGGACGCAGACCCCTGAGCCGCGGACGTAG